The Coleofasciculus chthonoplastes PCC 7420 DNA window TTATCCGGTGGGGGAGTGGAGTACAGATATCGGGAGTCGCAGTCGCTTTGTGATTCAAATTCCGCTAGTGCAGCCTACCCTCAACAGCGTTGTTGTGGAACGGGAACCCGGTTTAGTCGTTTGGCAATTTCAAGGATTTTTCCGAGGGCGCGATCGCTGGGAATGTCAACCCACGATTCGAGGTACGAGGCTGCTGAATCGTTTTGAGTTTGAAATTCCCAATCCTCTCGTCAGTTGGGGCTTTAATACCTTTGCCACAAGCTTGACACAGCAGGATATGAAAGCCCAGCTACGCCGCCTGAAACGAGTCGCTGAACAGATGTATCAAGGGACGGATTAATAATTTTAGCAAGTATATTAGATTCAGTGCTAGCCCGAACGCTACTTGCCACTTAATGCATCTTACCCGCTATGACGACGATTCTTCTCACCCTCGGTGTTATCCTACTGACCCTGATTTTATTCATCAGCGAATGGTTGCCCGTTGATATTACCGCACTCACAATTATGGTGCTGCTGATCGTGCTGGGATTAGTCACCCCAGAGGAAGGCATATCTGGGTTTAGTAGTTCCGCCACGATTACCGTGATGGCAATGTTTATTCTCAGTGCAGGAATTGCCCGCACGGGTGCGATTCAAATCGTTAGTGAACTCCTAGTAAAGTGGGGAGGTAAAACATCCTCGCAGCAGATTTTAGCCTTGGGGGTAATTGCGGGTCCGATTAGTGGTGTGATTAATAATACGGCTGTCCTGGCTGTCTTTCTGCCGATTGTGGAAGATTTATGTCGCCAACAGCGGATTTCTCCCTCCAAGCTTCTCATTCCCCTGTCTTATGCCACTATTTTAGGGGGAATGATTACCGTAATTGGCACATCCACCAACATTTTGGCGAGTGGTTTGTCGGATAAATTGGGGTACGGTACATTCAGTTTATTTCAGTTCACCAAATTAGGACTACTCACCTTCACGATTGGCTTAACCTATCTTGTATTAATTGCCCCCCGGCTATTACCCAATAAAAAAGCTGCGGGTAGTGATACTCAAGAGTATGGACTTCAAGACTATGTGAGTGAAATTGTGATTCCACCAGGTTCCAGCTTGGTTGGACAAACGTTACGTTCGACTCAAATTCAGCGTAAATTTGATATGGACGTACTGGAGATCATCCGTAACGAAACCCGTTTTGCCCAACCTCTGGCTGATAAAATATTGCAGCCTGGAGATATTTTAGTTGTTCGGGGTAAACGGGAATGTTTACTGAATATTAAAGCGGAACGGGGGATCGATATTTTGCCCGATGTCCAATTTGGCAAGAAATCCCTCGAAGAAGACTTAACATCTGGGGAAGATACGATCGCAGAAGTCTTAATCTTGTCAAACTCTGATCTAGCCGGCTCTACCCTTAAAGACTTTCGATTTCGGCAACGCTATAACCTGACGGTATTAGCCATTCGTCGTGGACAAGAATTTGTTCGGGAACGGTTGGGGAAAGTTCCCTTACGGTTTGGGGATTTGCTCTTGGTACAAGGACCCAAGCAAAGTTTTGTCGGATTACAAAATAGTCGCGATTTGTTAGTCTTTGAGCAACGAGACATGGAATCGTTACGGCGAGAAAAAGCTGGAATTGCCGTAGCAATTGGTGTGGGTGTTGTTCTAGTTGCAGCGTTTGACCTATTCCCAATTTTGGTTAGTGCCTTGGCGGGAGTGGTTTTAATGGTCGTCACGGGCTGTCTGAAACCAGGGGAAGTGTATAGTGCGGTTCGCTGGGATATTATCTTTCTCTTGGCTGGATTAATTCCGTTGGGAATTGCCATGGAAAATTCGGGGACGACTAAATGGTTAGCCGATAATTTAGTTTCCCTGGGCAGTAGTTTTTCACCCTACTGGATGCTGACGTTTTTCTTTCTGATTACGGCATTATTGACTGAGGTTTTATCCAATAACGCTTCGGTTGTTTTACTTTTACCCATTTCAGTGCAAGTGGCTCAGACGTTGGATCTCAATCCCTTTGCCTTTATGTTTGCTGTCACCTTCGCCGCGTCAAATAGTTTTATGACACCGATTGGTTATCAAACCAATACGATGGTCTACAGTGCAGGAGGTTATCGGTTTTTGGACTTTTTTCGCGTGGGCGCTCCCCTGAGTCTTTTGATGACTGTTGTTATTCCTCCCTTGATTATTCTGCTTTATGGTTTATGACGATTTGTCTTATGTTTTATGTCATTGGGAAGGAGTTAACCCGGATTTGGGATTAAGCTGTTCGGTATTTAGATTGGGAGACTTCAGTCCCAAGGAAGGCAACAGGAAAGAGGCTTCCGTGAGCGTCAGCCGAACAGCAACAGGTAACGCCTGAATACACAATTTAAATGCGTTTTAGCTTACTAAACTCGCCATAACCAAGTAGGATAAGTTTTTGACCCATCAACAATTCACGAAAACATGACAAAAGTACGAATCGGACTGCTATTTGGAGGACGTTCAGGAGAACACGAGGTTTCGATTTGTTCAGCACAAGCGATCGCGAAAGCGTTGAGTACGCCACCGAATACGGAAAAGTACGAGGTTTTACCGATTTATATTCAAAAAGATGGCATCTGGCAACCCCCAGACATCGCCCATCAGGTTTTGGCATCGGGAACGCCTCTAGAAGCCAATGGAGAGGGAAACCTCTGGCAATTTCCACCTCAGGTGGCTGACGTGGAGGTTTGGTTTCCCATCTTGCACGGACCCAATGGCGAAGATGGCACGATTCAAGGCTTGTTAACGTTAATGCAGGTTCCTTGTGTGGGTTCGGGTGTCTTAGGTTCGGCAATGGCAATGGATAAAATTGCCATGAAACAGGTATTTGATCAAGTAGGACTTGCCCAAGTGAAGCATAAGGGATTGAGTCGCGCCCAGGTGTGGTCAAATCCCTGTGTTTTCCCGAAACTGTGTGATCAGATTGAGGAAAC harbors:
- a CDS encoding SRPBCC family protein → MSNSQVFEQSIPIKASATTVERCITDLTLMHRWLNPALRCYPVGEWSTDIGSRSRFVIQIPLVQPTLNSVVVEREPGLVVWQFQGFFRGRDRWECQPTIRGTRLLNRFEFEIPNPLVSWGFNTFATSLTQQDMKAQLRRLKRVAEQMYQGTD
- a CDS encoding SLC13 family permease — translated: MTTILLTLGVILLTLILFISEWLPVDITALTIMVLLIVLGLVTPEEGISGFSSSATITVMAMFILSAGIARTGAIQIVSELLVKWGGKTSSQQILALGVIAGPISGVINNTAVLAVFLPIVEDLCRQQRISPSKLLIPLSYATILGGMITVIGTSTNILASGLSDKLGYGTFSLFQFTKLGLLTFTIGLTYLVLIAPRLLPNKKAAGSDTQEYGLQDYVSEIVIPPGSSLVGQTLRSTQIQRKFDMDVLEIIRNETRFAQPLADKILQPGDILVVRGKRECLLNIKAERGIDILPDVQFGKKSLEEDLTSGEDTIAEVLILSNSDLAGSTLKDFRFRQRYNLTVLAIRRGQEFVRERLGKVPLRFGDLLLVQGPKQSFVGLQNSRDLLVFEQRDMESLRREKAGIAVAIGVGVVLVAAFDLFPILVSALAGVVLMVVTGCLKPGEVYSAVRWDIIFLLAGLIPLGIAMENSGTTKWLADNLVSLGSSFSPYWMLTFFFLITALLTEVLSNNASVVLLLPISVQVAQTLDLNPFAFMFAVTFAASNSFMTPIGYQTNTMVYSAGGYRFLDFFRVGAPLSLLMTVVIPPLIILLYGL